CGGCTACGGTTTCAGCCGCATGGCGCTGCGGCCGCTGCGGCTGATCCAGGATACGGCCGACCGCATCCGCTCGGACAACCTGAGCGAGCGCATTCCGGTATCCGGCGCGCGCGACGAAATATCGGACCTCGCACGCCTGCTCAACCAGATGTTCGATCGCCTCGAAGCGTCGTTCGACCAGATCCGGCGGTTTACCGCGGAGGCCTCCCACGAGCTCAAGACCCCGCTGACGCTGGTGCGTCTGCAGGCCGAGAAGCTGGTGGTCGACGGTCAGTTGACGTCGGCGCAGGAACACGCGGTGCAGATCCAGATCAGGGAAGTGGCCCAGCTCAACCGCATCATCGAGGACCTGCTGTTCCTGTCGCGCGCCGACGCGCGCGCGATTACGCTCGATCTGCGGCCGCAGGACCCGGAACCGTTCCTGCACAGCTTTGCGGAAGACGCACACGTGCTCGCCGAACACCGGGAGCAGCGCTTCTTCCTGACCCATCACGGCGGCGGGCGGGTCGCGATCGAGCCGAAGTGGATCCGGCAGGTGCTCCTGAACCTGCTCAGCAACGCGCTCGCCGCGTCGCCGCCGGGAAGCCGCGTCACGTTGCGCTCCACCCTGATGAACCAGTGCTGGCAAGTCCGCCTGGAGGACGAAGGCCCCGGCGTGGCGCCGGAGCAGCGCGAACGCATCTTCGAACGGTTCGTGCGCTTCCATCGTCCGGGCAGCGAGGACAAGGGCAGCGGCCTGGGGCTCGCCATCTGCCGCAGTCTCGTGGAACTGCACGGCGGCCGCATCTTCGCCGAGGCCGGGTCGGGCGGCCGCGGGTTGTCGATGGTGTTCGAGATTCCCGCCACCACGCCGGCCGACGGCGCCGGCGATGCGCCGCTCAACGCCCCGTTCCATTCGACCGATGCCGCGTGAGCGCACCGGGCGCGCCCGTCACAGGTCGCGCTGATAGCCCACGTAATAGGAAAAACGGTTGGTGTCGCTCACGTTCGTCAGCCCCCGCCCGACGGAAAACAGGATCCGGTCGTGCTCCGTCAGCCCGTAGATGCCGCCGAGGTTGAAACCGGTCGCGGACGGATCGTCCCGGCTCGCCGCCCCGGTGTAGAAGACTTCGCCGCCTAGCTCGAGCTTTTCGCCGAACTTGCGCAAGACGGCCCAGCCGGCCGTCCAGTAGCCGTTCTGCCCCGCGTGACGGTTGACGACGTATCCGCCGCCGCCGAACGTCGTCCAGTCGCCGATCGTCTTCTGCATCCACAGCGGCAGCAGCACGCGAGCGTGCCCGTCGCCGAGGCCAAGGCGGTCGTTGCCGGTCGGCAGCGTAACGCCGGGTGCGAACGCAACCTGCGGCCGCCAGCCGGCGTCGTCCTCGGTGACGAAGCGGTACTTCGCACCGAGTTCGGTGTCGCCGAAGCCGTAATGGGTGCGATCCCCGGTTTCGTGCAGGAATGCCATGCCGACCGTCGCGCTGACCTGCAGGTTATTCAATAGTCCGTAGTTGATCTCGAGGCCCGGCAGCATGCCGCGGTGACTGCCGGCACGCAGCGTGCCCGACGCGGCGGCATCGATTTCGACATGTCCTCGTTCGACGGGCTCCGGATCGTCAGTCACGAACGGCGGGCCGGCAAGCGCGCCATGGCAAGCCAGGCAGGCGCCGACGGTGAGCACCGCGTTGACGAATCGGGCATGACGCCGCGCGCAGCGCCCGGCCGCCGCCGGATGACGGGTGAATGACATGAATCGGATTCTCCTGGTCGAGTGTCGGCCGGCGCTGCGTGCGAGCGCCCGACGCGAGTCACAAACGGGATAGGTGCGATGAACGACGAACGGGGCGGGAAGATGCGCGGCCGCGCGGGAAGCCACGCGAACCGCGGCTGCCGCGCCGGTGCGTCAGATGCGCGAACCGGCGCGGCGCGCGGGGGTCAGTGGCCCGCGTCGGAGAACTGCGGCGGGCGCCATTTCAGGAGCGTGTTCTCGAGCTGCGTGAGCACGAATTCCGCCCCCAGGGCGACGACGGCGAGCACGATCATCGCCGCGAACACGCCGGCCGCGTTGAACGCGCCTTGCGCGGTCGAGATCAACAGCCCGATGCCTTGCTTCGAGCCGAGAAACTCACCGACCACGGCACCGACGAGCGCGAATCCGAAGCTCACGTGCAGGCTTGCAAGAATCCAGCTCATCGCCGCCGGCAGCACGACCGTCAGTGTCACGTCGCGTTTCGACGCGCCGAGGATATGCGCGTTGGCGATCAGGTTGCGATCCGCTTCGCGCACCCCCTGGAATGCGTTCGCGAACACCACGAAGAACACCATCACGACCGCCAATGCCACCTTCGACGCCATGCCGAGACCCAGCGCGATGATGAACACGGATCCGAGCACCACGCGCGGGATCGAATTCGCGATCTTGATGTAAATGCTGAACACATCCGCGAGCAGCTTGTTGCGGCCCAACGCGATCCCGGCCAGTACCCCGCCCACGCCGCCGATCAGGAAACCGAGCCCGGTTTCCTCCAGCGTCACGAGCACCTGCACCCACAGAGGGCCTTGCGACGTCCCTTCGGTCAGCCACTGCCAGATCTGCGCGACGATCAGCGACGGCGTCGAGAAGAAAAACGGATCGATCCAGCCCACGCGTCCGGCGAGCTCCCATCCGCCCAGTGTCACGACCAGCACCGCGAGCCGCAATACATGCACGAGCGTCCGTCGCCGGCGCATGGTTGCGTGGGCCCGCGCTTCCACCTGCCGCAACTCGACCTCGTTCGCGGCGGCTCCTGCCATCGGGGTATTCATGCTTTTCCTCAATGCGCCCGGGGCGCTCAGATGTGGACCTCGTCGCGCAAATCGTTCCAGATCTGGCGCGACAGTTCGATAAAGCGCGGGGAATAGCGCGATTCCGCCACGTCGCGCGGGCGCGGCAGGTCGATTTCGTATGACGTCTTGACGGTCGCGGGACCCGAAGTCAGCACGAACACCTTGTCCGCAAGCGCGATGGCCTCCTCGATGTCATGCGTGACGAACACCACCGACGCGCCGTTCCCGCTCCACAGATGCAGCAGTTCGTCCTGCATCAGCGTGCGCGTCTGCACGTCGAGCGCCGAGAACGGCTCGTCCATCAGCAGGATCTCGGGTTCGTTGATGAAGGTCTGGGCCAGCGCCACGCGCTTGCGCATGCCGCCGGAGAGCTGGTGCGGATAGTGGCCCTCGAAGCGCGCCAGACCGACGCGGCGAATCCATTCCATCGCGCGCTCGTAGGCTTGCGCCTTGTTCTCGCCGCGGTACAGCGGGCCGGCCGCGACGTTGTCGAGCACGTTCTTCCAAGGGAACACCGCGTCGGACTGGAACACGAAACCGATGCGGCGGTCGATGCCGGTGACCGGGTTGCCGCAGATCCTGACCGTGCCGGCGCTCGGCGTCGCAAGGCCCGTGATCAGGCTGAGCGTGGTGGATTTGCCGCAGCCCGTCGGGCCGACGACGGCACAGAACTCGCCCTTGGCGACGCTCATGGTGAAATTCTGCAGCGCCATGATCGCCTTGCCTTCCGGACTGACGAAACGGCGGCTGACGCGGTCGAGCTCGATCGCCGGAACGTCATTCGATGCGACGGCGGGATGCTGCGCGATTGCCAGGGGAGCTGTCATTGGGTTGCCACCTATGGGACCAGGTTGAAATCAACAATGCGCCCGCGACGGCCCGCTGCCGGGCCATCGCGGCAGGCGCGACTACTTGATCTGCACCGCGCTGACGAATTCGGTGGTGTACGTCTTCGACAGGTCGATCTTGTGGCCCATCACGGCCCTGTCGAACGACCCGAGCACCTTGAGCACGGTCGGCGGGCCCGATTCCGGCATGCGGCCGTCGGGAATGAACGAGACCTTGCCGTTGGCGAGCGCCTTCACGTACATCGTGCGATCCCCCGCGTAGTAATCGGCGGGCATCTGCGCGGTGATCTCCTCCGCGCTATGCGTGTTGATGTAGCGCAGCGTCTTGACGAACGCGTTCGCGAGCTTCTGCACCGTCGACTTGTGCGACTGCACCCAGTCGTTCTGCATGTACAGGCTCGCGGCCGGATACATGCCGCCGAGCCACTTCTGCGTGCTCTCGGGCGAGCGCAGGTCGACCAGGACCTTCGCGACGCCGGTGTTGACGAGACGCGAGACCGTCGGTTCGGTCGTCATGCCGCCGTCGATCTTGCCCTGCGTGATCGCGGCGATGAACGTGTTGCCGGCACCGACGGGCAGCGACGTCATCTCCGACGTCTTCACGCCGTGCGACACGCCGAGGTACTGGGTGAGAAAGTTGGTCGACGAGCCGAGCCCGGTGACGCCCAGCGTCAGGCCGCGGAAGTCCGCGGGCGACTTGACCTTGTCGGCCAGCTTCGACGAGATCAGCTCGACTTCGCCGGGCGTGTGGCTGAACTGCACGACGGACTCGATGTACTTGCCTTTCGCCTGCAGGTCGATCGTGTGGTCGTAGAAGCCGACGACCCCTTGCACCGTGCCGGCGACCAGCTCGTTCTCGGCATCGACGCCCGCCGCCTCGTTGATGAGCTCGACGTCGAGGCCCTGCTCCTTGTAATAACCAAGCCGCTCGGCGAGCTTGGCCGGCAGGTAGATCTGCTTTTCCATGCCGCCGACCATGAGCGTGATCTTTTCGCCGGCATGCGCGGCCGGAACCAGGGTGCCGAACGCCAGCGCTCCAAGGGCGATGCAAAGGGCAGTGTGTTTCATGGGATGTTCTCCTCCTGTTGCGATATGTGTGGCGTGCCGCGAACCGCGTGGCGCTCGCACCGTGTTCCTGATCGGGACGCCCGGGTTCACGGAACGGTTTCAGTTATAAGCGGCGACCTTAAAATCAGGCTGAACGCAAAATGAATGTCTGTTCAGGGAGGTCCGGCAGCGCACGCGGCACGCGCCGGAACGCGGCCGCTCGACGCTATCGGAGCTTTGCCAGCTCCTCGCGCGCTTCCGCCGCGCTCAGCGGAAAGTACGCCGAATAACGCACCGGCTCCTGGCCGTCGCGGCTCAGGATGTAGCGCAGGAACGCCTTCACGGGCGCCGTCAGCGGACGGTTCAGGCGGATGTACATGTAGCGTGTGAGCGGGTATCTACCGCTCGCCGCATTCTCGGCGTCGAGCGTATAGAACGGCTCGCCGGCCCGTCGCGCCACGGTCAGTGTCTTCAACCCGGGGCCGCCCTCCTCGAGTCCGCCGAAGCCGATCGCGCCGGGATCGCGGGCAATCGCGCGCGCGGTGTCGTCGATCGATCCCTCGTGCACGGCGGGATTCCACGCGCCGCCCCCCAGCACCATGATCTGCATCGACATCGCGTTCGGCGCGACGTGCGGCGGCATGTAGATCCTGACAGGACGGTCGGCCCACTCGCCGGTCAGGCCGAGCTGGCCCCACCGCGTGACGCCCGGGTTTTGCCGGAGGATCGACGCGAGCTGCGGCAGCGTGATGCCGTTGAGCGGATTGTCTGGATGCACGAAGATCGCCTGCGCGGTGGTTCGCTGCGGCGTGTTGAAACCGCCGCGCGCGACGCGGATCTCGAGCGGCGACGCTTCGTGACGGATCTGCGCGTAGGCCGCCCGCTCGTCCGGCCACAGCTCGCGGCCCATCGGCGCCATGGCGGTGTCGCCGGCAAGCAGCGCATGAAACCCGTTCAACGTGCCGAGATGCTCCCACCGGTCGCCCTTGCGCGCGCCGGCCTGCGCGTGCGTGAAGCCGTCGATCCACGTGTCCATCAGCGATTTCATCCCGTCGCTGCCGACGCTGTCGATCGCGCCGTGCAGGCCCGCCACGGGACGATAAACGGCAAGCTGTGCATCGAGCGGAGGCAGGAAGCCATCGAGCGTCGCGCGTTGCTGCACGGCGTCCGCGGCGGCGAGCGGCGTAAAGCGCTGCTGCGCGGCGACGATCGCCTGGCCGTCGTCGCTCAGCGCAAACGTCAGGAAGGCCTTGACCTTGGGCGGCAGCGGCGCGCCGGGTCGCCGGTTCACGGCGAGATAGGCCGCGTGCCCGTCGAGATTCGCGACTCGCACGAGCAACGGCGACTTCATCATGTCGCCGGCGAACTGGTGCGCGTACGGTTGCAGCTCCGTCGGCAACGGCTCACGCGCGAGCGGGGCAATATCGGCATCGCCGAACATGAGCGCGCCGAATGCGGCCGCACTGCCGACGTGCCGCCAGTGCGGCCCGCGGCGGATGCCTGGCTGGCGTCGTTCGAACGCGACCAGCCAGGCGTCGAGCAGCGGCCCCATCGCGTCGTCCCCGACGCTGCTGAGCGTGCCGCTCAGGTTCGGGAGCGATCGGTAGGCCGGCAGGCCTGCGACGGCATCGGCCGCCCGGGCGCCGCATGGCGCCATGAGCGCGATGCAGGCGCAGGCGGCAAGGATGAGGCCGGCTCCCGCACGGCGCGCGCGCGGCAATGGCGAGCATGCCCCCTGCGAGCGCGAAGAATGGGGCGGATGCGACAGGCGCCGCATCGACGACGCTGCACGCCGCAATCGAAAATCGAAAACAGGCACGGTGGCCTCCTGCCGGATGGGGGGAATGGCGCGCAACGGCCCGGCTTCCGGTCGGGAACGCGGCCCCGCCGTCGCGCACGGAGAAGCTGGTCCAACGGTACGGGCGCACGCTGAAGCCAACCTGAACCGATGCTGAAAATTCGTTCATGCTCGGCAGCACGTTCCATGAACGGATTTTCAGGCTGCCTTCAGACTGCGTTCATCCGGCGACCCTATCGTTGGAAGCATGGCAAGGGCGCCGCGCCGCTCGCCGGCCGGCACGGTCACGGCGCGTCATCTTTTCGCGCCGACTGCCTCACAATGGCGCAGCAGCGGAATCACGCGCGCTTTGAATAAAGGAGGAGACATCTCGTGAACCGAAACGAACCCTGTGACGGGGCAAACCGACGCATGCCGCGTCGCCGCTTCCCTCGTCTGATCGTTGCCGCGACCGCCGCTTCGGCATGGGCAGCGGGCGCCGCGGGCGCCGACGCCCCGTCGATGCCGATGGTCGAGTGGGTGGTCCCCGCGCTCAAGACGGTGACGCCGCAAACCAAGGAGCAAGCCGACGAAGGGATGAAGGTCGGACGCGCGCTGGCCGAGCCGGAAATCCTGCAGCCGCGACTCGACGCTGCGCTGCCCGACTATCGGCCCCGCACCGGCCTCAAGCTCGCCGGCACGTTCAGGGGCGCGGCTTCCGACGTGCTGCCGTCGCTCGTCAACCGCTGGATCGAAGGTTTCAAGCGGTATTACCCGAACGTCGACATCCGCATTTCCCCGCCGTACGCAGGCAGCCTCGGCGCGAAGGAGCTGGTCAAGGAAAAGCTCGACTTCGTGTTCGTCTCGCGTGAGCTCAAGCCGGACGACGTCACCGACTTCAAGGCCAAGTTCGGCTACGGCCCGCTCAGCGTACCGATTTCCGGCGGCTCGTATCGGCATTTCGGCTTCCTGGACGCGATCGGCTTCTTCGTCAACAAGGACAACCCACTGGAAAAGCTGAGCTACGACCAGATCGACGCACTCTACTCGCGCACGCACCTGCGCGGCGGCAAGCCCGTCAAGACGTGGGGAGATCTCGGTCTCACCGGGGAATGGGCGGACAAGCCGGTGCACGTGTACGCGATCAAGCCGTGGAACGGGTTCGAGGAGTTCATCCGGCAACGCGTGCTGAGCGCCAACGGTCAACGCGGCGAATGGCGCGACGACATCCATTACGACAAGCTCGTGTTCCCGCTCGCGAAAGACGTCGCCGACGATCGCTACGGCATCGGATTCTCGGGTATCGCCTATATCGATGCGCCCGTGAAGATGCTGCCGCTTGCCGAATCGGACAACGGTCCGTACGTCGCGCCGACGTACGAGAACGTTGCGCTGGCGACCTATCCGCTGAGCCGGCTGATCTACTTCGACACCAACAAGGCACCCGGCAAGCCGCTCGATCCGGCCATCGCCGAGTTCCTTCGCTACGTGCTGAGCAAGCAGGGCCAGCAAGCGGTCATCGATCACGCGATGTACGTGCCGCTGCGCGCGCGGCAAGCGGACAGCTCGCGCGCGCTGCTGGCCAACTGACCGCCCGCCGCCCTCTCGCACAACCGGCGCCGCCTGCCCGTCCCTCGCGATTCCCCGGGCGGCGCCGACTCCAGGAGCACTCCACATGTACCGACCCATCCGGGCCGCCGGGGCGGCGCTTGCGCTCGCGTCGGCCGCGGCGGCATTCGCCGCCACGCTCGCCGCACCCTACGCGCAACAACTCGTCGACATCACGCTGGCCGCGCATCCCGAACTGACGATCCTCGCGCTGCACGTCACCCCGCCGACGGAACGCGACAACGTCATCATCGCGTCGAACATCGGCCGTATCGGCAAGCGGGCCGACGCCGACGATCTGGCCGTGCTCGACAGCGGCCGGCCCCGCGTCGAGGTGACGAAAACCGGGGATCTGTCGGTCGAGTTGCCGATGCACGACGCCCGTGGCAAGACGATCGGCGTCATCGGCTCGACGTTCCGCTACGCGCCGGGCACTGATCGCAACGTGATCGTGCGCCAGGCCGAGCAGGTACGCGACGAGCTGGCCGGACGCACGCCATCGCTGGCGGCGCTGTTTCAACCGACGCGCTGATTCGCATCGCCCGCCTGAAAATTCGTTAAGGAAACCTTCAGGTCGGGTTCAGCTTCATGGCCCAACATCGTGGCAAGGCCGACGCACCCCGATACGCAGCACGCGACGAATCGCCCCACCGAGGGCGAACCCACGAGTACATGTTCAAACAGGAGACACACATGAAACGGACACGGAAGATTGGCGGGTTGCGCAGGTCTGCGGCGGCATCGGCCGCGGCAATGATCGGCATGGCGGCACTGGGCGCGCTGACGGCGCCGCCGGCGTTCGCACTGAAGTACGCGGCCGTCGAGCATCACCTCAAGGTGGATCCGTCGATACCGAGCTGGCATCCGGGCGAAGTCGGGTCGGTACCGGAAGAAGACCTGCGTCTCGTCGGCGCCGACGTGATGGATGAAATCACGCTCGGATGGATCAAGCTCTACCGCAAGGCCTATCCGCGGCTGAGCGTGACGATGGAGGCGAAGGCATCGGGTGCCGGCGGGCCGGCGCTGACCAACGGCACCGGGGATCTGGCGCCGGTCGGGCGCGAACTGCTGCCGGCTGAGGAAAAAGCCTTCGTCGACAAGTTCGGCTACAAGCCGCTCGCGATTCGCGTCGCGACCGGCAGTGTCGGCTCGCTCGGCAAGACGGCGACGTCGGTCGTGCTGGTCGACAAGGACAACCCGATCAAGGGGCTGACGATGGCCCAGCTCGACGCGATCTACTCGAAAACGCGCAATCGCGGGCACGCCGACATCAGCACGTGGGGCGACCTCGGGCTCGGCGGCGAATGGGCCGACCGGCCGATCCATCTGTACGGCCTGAAACCGGTCAACGGCATCGAATACTTTCTCAAGCTGAACCTGCTGGAAGGCGGCGAATACAAGGACAACATCCAGTTCGTGAAGGGCAAGGGCTTCACGCATGCGTTCACGGTGGCCGCCGAGGACATGGCGACGCACCCGGGCGGCCTCACGTACGCACTGCTTGCCAACGTCACACCCAACGTGAAGGTCGTGCCGCTGGCGGCCAGCGAAGGCGGGCCGTACCTCGCGCCGACACTGCAGAACGTGTACACGCACAAGTATCCGCTCTCGCGCTACGTGTACATCTTCGTCAACAAGAAACCGGGCGAGCCGCTGCAGCCGAAGATCAAGGAGTTCCTGAAACTGGTGTTGAGCCGCCAAGGACAGGACGTGGTCGCGAAGGAAGGCGTCTATATCCCGTTGACCCCGGCCGTCGTCAAGGAAGAGCTGGCCAAGCTCGATCAGGCGGATTGACCATGCGACGCGCGGGCACACGGCTTCGGCATTCCGCTCGCGCGGCCGATCCCCATCGGCGACATGCAGGCGGCGCCGATTCACGGCATTCCGCCGGCCTCGATACGCACGGCATTTCGTTTTCATCCTTCGTCGGCGAGATGCCGATGAAGCGATCCGGGACAACCGGTCACCCCGACTGGGTCGGCCTCGGTCTGTGCGCGGCCGGCGTGCTGTCGTTGCTGATGGCGCTTTACTCCGCCTGTGCCGGCATTCGCTCAGACACGCAGCCGACACCGGTTGCCGTGCCGGCAGCAGTCGTTGCGCCGGCCTCATTCCAGGCTGAATTTGCTTTCAGATCGTGTTAACGCTCATTCAAGGTGCCGAGCCTACACTCGACTCGCACCTGCTTCCATGACGCCCATCGGGCAAAGAGAGGAGAGACATGAAGACCCTGACCAAGACCCTGCTCGTCGCGACGCTCGGCATCCTGTCGGCTACCGCGCTGCATGCGGCCGACGCCGCCACTGCCGCGCCCGAGCCGCACGCCAGGAACTGGACCCCGCCGAGCACGAAGATTTATGCACAGAAACTGTCCGAGCAGATCATGAAGCAGCATCCGGAGTTGCTCAGCGTGACCTTGCACGGCATTCCGCCAGGTATGCAGGATGCCTACACGATGTTCGCCGGATCGTACCTCGACCGCATCGGC
The DNA window shown above is from Burkholderia pyrrocinia and carries:
- a CDS encoding ATP-binding protein encodes the protein MKSIGARLAICYVLASTVTFASLFLAGRYFIEHHAIHALDLLNQSEFEQIRAAGAPLGAKPSEAELRQRVQAMMSDNLELFFTEIYGPGSTVVFRSPDLRGRDIAPSPQRQAFNANVEGLGELRAGKFALGPYTVVVATTKEHVRVVMSAYEHTFYGLLLVMIAISSVIGYGFSRMALRPLRLIQDTADRIRSDNLSERIPVSGARDEISDLARLLNQMFDRLEASFDQIRRFTAEASHELKTPLTLVRLQAEKLVVDGQLTSAQEHAVQIQIREVAQLNRIIEDLLFLSRADARAITLDLRPQDPEPFLHSFAEDAHVLAEHREQRFFLTHHGGGRVAIEPKWIRQVLLNLLSNALAASPPGSRVTLRSTLMNQCWQVRLEDEGPGVAPEQRERIFERFVRFHRPGSEDKGSGLGLAICRSLVELHGGRIFAEAGSGGRGLSMVFEIPATTPADGAGDAPLNAPFHSTDAA
- a CDS encoding ABC transporter permease; translated protein: MNTPMAGAAANEVELRQVEARAHATMRRRRTLVHVLRLAVLVVTLGGWELAGRVGWIDPFFFSTPSLIVAQIWQWLTEGTSQGPLWVQVLVTLEETGLGFLIGGVGGVLAGIALGRNKLLADVFSIYIKIANSIPRVVLGSVFIIALGLGMASKVALAVVMVFFVVFANAFQGVREADRNLIANAHILGASKRDVTLTVVLPAAMSWILASLHVSFGFALVGAVVGEFLGSKQGIGLLISTAQGAFNAAGVFAAMIVLAVVALGAEFVLTQLENTLLKWRPPQFSDAGH
- a CDS encoding ABC transporter ATP-binding protein — protein: MTAPLAIAQHPAVASNDVPAIELDRVSRRFVSPEGKAIMALQNFTMSVAKGEFCAVVGPTGCGKSTTLSLITGLATPSAGTVRICGNPVTGIDRRIGFVFQSDAVFPWKNVLDNVAAGPLYRGENKAQAYERAMEWIRRVGLARFEGHYPHQLSGGMRKRVALAQTFINEPEILLMDEPFSALDVQTRTLMQDELLHLWSGNGASVVFVTHDIEEAIALADKVFVLTSGPATVKTSYEIDLPRPRDVAESRYSPRFIELSRQIWNDLRDEVHI
- a CDS encoding ABC transporter substrate-binding protein; translation: MKHTALCIALGALAFGTLVPAAHAGEKITLMVGGMEKQIYLPAKLAERLGYYKEQGLDVELINEAAGVDAENELVAGTVQGVVGFYDHTIDLQAKGKYIESVVQFSHTPGEVELISSKLADKVKSPADFRGLTLGVTGLGSSTNFLTQYLGVSHGVKTSEMTSLPVGAGNTFIAAITQGKIDGGMTTEPTVSRLVNTGVAKVLVDLRSPESTQKWLGGMYPAASLYMQNDWVQSHKSTVQKLANAFVKTLRYINTHSAEEITAQMPADYYAGDRTMYVKALANGKVSFIPDGRMPESGPPTVLKVLGSFDRAVMGHKIDLSKTYTTEFVSAVQIK
- a CDS encoding substrate-binding domain-containing protein; protein product: MAPCGARAADAVAGLPAYRSLPNLSGTLSSVGDDAMGPLLDAWLVAFERRQPGIRRGPHWRHVGSAAAFGALMFGDADIAPLAREPLPTELQPYAHQFAGDMMKSPLLVRVANLDGHAAYLAVNRRPGAPLPPKVKAFLTFALSDDGQAIVAAQQRFTPLAAADAVQQRATLDGFLPPLDAQLAVYRPVAGLHGAIDSVGSDGMKSLMDTWIDGFTHAQAGARKGDRWEHLGTLNGFHALLAGDTAMAPMGRELWPDERAAYAQIRHEASPLEIRVARGGFNTPQRTTAQAIFVHPDNPLNGITLPQLASILRQNPGVTRWGQLGLTGEWADRPVRIYMPPHVAPNAMSMQIMVLGGGAWNPAVHEGSIDDTARAIARDPGAIGFGGLEEGGPGLKTLTVARRAGEPFYTLDAENAASGRYPLTRYMYIRLNRPLTAPVKAFLRYILSRDGQEPVRYSAYFPLSAAEAREELAKLR
- a CDS encoding PstS family phosphate ABC transporter substrate-binding protein produces the protein MPRRRFPRLIVAATAASAWAAGAAGADAPSMPMVEWVVPALKTVTPQTKEQADEGMKVGRALAEPEILQPRLDAALPDYRPRTGLKLAGTFRGAASDVLPSLVNRWIEGFKRYYPNVDIRISPPYAGSLGAKELVKEKLDFVFVSRELKPDDVTDFKAKFGYGPLSVPISGGSYRHFGFLDAIGFFVNKDNPLEKLSYDQIDALYSRTHLRGGKPVKTWGDLGLTGEWADKPVHVYAIKPWNGFEEFIRQRVLSANGQRGEWRDDIHYDKLVFPLAKDVADDRYGIGFSGIAYIDAPVKMLPLAESDNGPYVAPTYENVALATYPLSRLIYFDTNKAPGKPLDPAIAEFLRYVLSKQGQQAVIDHAMYVPLRARQADSSRALLAN
- a CDS encoding PstS family phosphate ABC transporter substrate-binding protein, whose translation is MKRTRKIGGLRRSAAASAAAMIGMAALGALTAPPAFALKYAAVEHHLKVDPSIPSWHPGEVGSVPEEDLRLVGADVMDEITLGWIKLYRKAYPRLSVTMEAKASGAGGPALTNGTGDLAPVGRELLPAEEKAFVDKFGYKPLAIRVATGSVGSLGKTATSVVLVDKDNPIKGLTMAQLDAIYSKTRNRGHADISTWGDLGLGGEWADRPIHLYGLKPVNGIEYFLKLNLLEGGEYKDNIQFVKGKGFTHAFTVAAEDMATHPGGLTYALLANVTPNVKVVPLAASEGGPYLAPTLQNVYTHKYPLSRYVYIFVNKKPGEPLQPKIKEFLKLVLSRQGQDVVAKEGVYIPLTPAVVKEELAKLDQAD